A stretch of the Bacillus sp. B-jedd genome encodes the following:
- a CDS encoding dihydroorotate dehydrogenase encodes MSMLNIELPGLNLKNPIMPASGCFGFGREFSQLFDLDVLGAIMIKAATGGPRYGNPTPRVAETPSGMLNAIGLQNPGYEEIMAKELPWLEQFHLPIIANVAGSTEEEYIEVAKNISRAKNVAALELNVSCPNVKEGGIAFGTDPSTLRGLTRKVKEVSEVPVYVKLSPNVTNIVEIALAAEAGGADGLTMINTLLGMRIDLKTGKPVLANRTGGLSGPAVKPVALRMVYEVSQRTNLPIIGMGGVQSAADVIEFFYAGASAVAVGTANFTDPFTCPQIIEELPVLLKQLGYEHILECKGRSWNNAGQPAYHRA; translated from the coding sequence ATGAGCATGTTGAACATTGAGCTTCCTGGGTTGAATCTGAAAAATCCAATCATGCCTGCATCCGGCTGTTTCGGTTTCGGCCGTGAATTCAGCCAGCTGTTTGATTTGGATGTTTTGGGAGCGATCATGATAAAGGCTGCGACCGGCGGGCCTCGTTATGGCAATCCTACACCGAGGGTTGCTGAAACCCCATCTGGAATGCTAAATGCAATCGGCCTCCAAAACCCCGGATATGAGGAAATTATGGCGAAAGAACTTCCGTGGCTCGAACAGTTTCATTTGCCAATTATCGCGAATGTTGCCGGTTCAACAGAAGAAGAATATATAGAGGTGGCAAAAAATATTTCCAGGGCAAAAAATGTGGCCGCTCTAGAATTGAACGTGTCATGCCCGAATGTAAAAGAAGGCGGAATCGCCTTTGGCACAGACCCATCGACATTAAGAGGACTTACCAGAAAGGTGAAGGAAGTTTCTGAAGTTCCTGTTTACGTTAAGCTTTCCCCTAACGTAACTAATATTGTCGAGATTGCGCTTGCGGCAGAAGCTGGCGGTGCGGATGGCCTGACGATGATTAACACTCTGCTTGGTATGAGGATCGATTTGAAAACAGGAAAACCTGTGCTGGCCAATCGTACCGGCGGCCTCTCGGGACCTGCTGTCAAACCGGTTGCGCTTAGGATGGTATATGAGGTCAGTCAGAGGACAAATCTGCCGATTATCGGAATGGGCGGGGTTCAGTCCGCGGCCGATGTCATCGAATTTTTTTATGCAGGGGCCAGCGCTGTGGCGGTTGGGACGGCTAACTTCACTGATCCGTTCACCTGCCCACAAATTATTGAAGAACTGCCCGTCCTTTTAAAACAACTTGGTTATGAACATATTCTTGAATGCAAAGGAAGGAGCTGGAACAATGCAGGACAACCCGCTTATCATCGCGCTTGA
- the pyrF gene encoding orotidine-5'-phosphate decarboxylase has translation MQDNPLIIALDFKGMDEVEKFIEPFAGQNLFVKAGMELFYKEGPNTVYRLKELGHRVFLDLKLHDIPNTVMSAMRSLASLGCDLVTVHAAGGRAMMEAAMEGLEAGTPSGQRRPQCVAVTQLTSTEEANMQAEQLIPVSLEQSVYHYAALAKQSGLDGVVCSALEAGGIMERLGSEFLTVTPGIRMGMDDRQDQKRVATPEMARQLGIYAIVVGRPIIRAANPVDAYADWLKAWEGEVK, from the coding sequence ATGCAGGACAACCCGCTTATCATCGCGCTTGATTTTAAGGGAATGGACGAAGTAGAAAAGTTCATTGAACCTTTTGCAGGGCAAAATCTGTTTGTTAAAGCAGGAATGGAACTATTTTATAAAGAAGGACCGAACACCGTTTATCGGTTAAAGGAACTGGGGCACCGCGTATTCCTTGATTTGAAGCTGCATGATATCCCGAATACAGTCATGAGTGCGATGAGATCGCTCGCGAGCCTTGGCTGCGATTTGGTCACGGTCCATGCTGCTGGAGGTAGAGCGATGATGGAAGCGGCAATGGAAGGTCTAGAAGCCGGTACACCATCTGGCCAAAGGCGGCCGCAGTGTGTGGCGGTCACACAGCTTACGAGCACCGAAGAGGCGAATATGCAAGCTGAACAGCTCATTCCCGTAAGCCTGGAACAATCTGTTTATCATTATGCTGCTCTTGCTAAACAATCAGGGCTCGATGGAGTGGTGTGCTCTGCCCTGGAAGCCGGCGGGATCATGGAGAGGCTTGGCAGTGAATTTTTGACCGTCACTCCCGGAATCCGGATGGGAATGGATGACCGCCAGGATCAGAAAAGGGTTGCCACCCCGGAAATGGCGCGTCAGCTTGGAATTTACGCTATCGTTGTCGGACGCCCCATCATCAGGGCGGCAAATCCAGTTGACGCATATGCCGACTGGCTGAAAGCATGGGAAGGGGAAGTAAAATGA
- the pyrE gene encoding orotate phosphoribosyltransferase yields the protein MSKQIAGHLLEINAVTLRPNEPFTWTSGMKSPIYCDNRLTLSFPAIRKAIARELTELINNYFPGVEVIAGTATAGIPHAAWISDNLELPMCYVRSSAKGHGKGNQIEGKISKGQKVVIVEDLISTGGSVITAAEALKEAGAEVLGVVAIFTYGLEKGKILLEEAGLETRTITGFPELAQVAAEQEYIKQDELANILEWYKNPSEWGQTKS from the coding sequence ATGAGTAAGCAAATCGCCGGACATCTATTAGAAATCAATGCGGTTACGTTAAGGCCGAACGAGCCTTTCACCTGGACATCGGGCATGAAATCCCCCATATACTGCGATAATCGGCTGACACTGTCGTTTCCCGCAATCAGGAAAGCAATTGCCCGGGAACTTACAGAGCTAATAAATAACTATTTTCCCGGAGTTGAAGTCATTGCCGGGACAGCAACTGCCGGAATTCCACACGCTGCGTGGATAAGTGATAACCTTGAATTGCCAATGTGTTATGTGCGCAGCAGCGCGAAAGGGCACGGAAAAGGAAATCAAATCGAAGGCAAGATAAGCAAAGGGCAGAAGGTGGTCATTGTCGAGGACCTCATTTCGACAGGGGGAAGTGTCATTACAGCTGCGGAAGCACTCAAAGAAGCCGGAGCAGAAGTCCTTGGCGTTGTCGCCATTTTTACGTACGGACTTGAGAAGGGGAAGATACTGCTTGAAGAAGCAGGCCTTGAAACCCGGACAATCACTGGTTTTCCTGAACTTGCCCAGGTTGCGGCTGAACAGGAATATATTAAACAGGATGAACTTGCAAACATTTTGGAATGGTACAAGAATCCGAGTGAGTGGGGACAAACAAAATCATAA
- a CDS encoding Rqc2 family fibronectin-binding protein encodes MSFDGLFTRMMAGELAETLAGGRINKVQQPFKNEIILVIRANGKNHRLLLSAHPSYARVQLTGELHENPSEAPMFCMLLRKHIEGYILEEVRQSGTDRMIIFEIKGRNEIGDVSYKQLIIEIMGKHSNIILVDKSRGIILDSIKHVSFAVNTHRAILPGQPYIAPPEQIKLDPFSSTEEDVLRAIDFNSGKLDKQLVDAFSGVSPLFAKEVVFRSGLANRATLPKAFLTLIEELRQKRVEPALTSTGSKEAFYLFPLLHLKGESKTFGSLSEMLDRFYFGKAERDRVKQQAGDLDRFIANEKEKNEKKIEKLKKTLKDAEKADEYQKYGELLTANMHAAKKGMKEIEVLDYYDENGGTVAIQLDPLKTPSENAQKYFSKYQKAKNAVLAVLGQIEKAEKEVAYFDSLLQQLDSASPRDIEEIREELAEGGYIRQRTRKNAKKQQNQKPVPESYTASDGTEILVGKNNKQNDYLTTKLAGRDEIWLHTKDIPGSHVVIRSKGPSEETIMEAALLAAYFSKARSSSSVPVDFTRARHVKKPNGSKPGFVIYDNQKTVYVTPEEDRVISLKQNKQD; translated from the coding sequence ATGTCATTTGATGGATTGTTTACGAGAATGATGGCCGGGGAGCTTGCGGAAACTCTTGCAGGCGGCCGGATCAATAAAGTGCAGCAGCCGTTTAAAAACGAGATTATCCTTGTCATCCGAGCAAATGGGAAAAATCATCGTCTCCTCCTGTCCGCGCACCCGAGCTATGCCCGTGTCCAGCTGACTGGGGAGCTCCACGAAAATCCAAGTGAAGCACCAATGTTCTGTATGCTGCTAAGGAAGCATATTGAGGGCTATATCCTTGAGGAGGTGCGTCAATCAGGGACTGACAGGATGATTATTTTTGAAATAAAAGGAAGAAATGAGATCGGCGATGTCAGCTATAAACAGTTGATTATCGAAATTATGGGTAAGCACAGCAACATAATCCTTGTCGATAAAAGCCGCGGGATTATTCTGGACAGCATCAAGCATGTTTCCTTTGCCGTCAATACGCATAGGGCAATCCTTCCAGGTCAGCCATATATCGCGCCTCCTGAACAGATTAAGCTAGATCCATTTTCATCAACGGAGGAAGATGTGCTCAGGGCGATCGACTTTAACAGCGGAAAGCTTGATAAACAGCTGGTTGATGCATTCTCAGGTGTTTCTCCCCTCTTTGCGAAAGAAGTTGTGTTCAGGAGCGGACTTGCCAACAGAGCTACATTGCCAAAAGCATTTTTAACCCTTATTGAGGAATTGCGCCAGAAAAGAGTGGAGCCTGCCCTAACCTCTACTGGCAGCAAGGAAGCATTTTACCTGTTCCCCCTTCTCCATTTGAAAGGAGAGTCGAAAACCTTTGGCTCCCTCAGCGAGATGCTTGACCGTTTTTATTTTGGCAAGGCTGAACGGGACCGTGTCAAACAGCAGGCAGGAGATCTGGATCGGTTCATTGCCAATGAGAAGGAAAAAAATGAAAAGAAGATAGAAAAGCTGAAGAAAACCCTAAAGGATGCGGAAAAGGCTGATGAGTACCAGAAATACGGGGAGCTCCTTACCGCAAACATGCATGCGGCAAAAAAAGGCATGAAGGAAATCGAAGTCCTTGATTATTATGATGAAAATGGCGGGACTGTAGCCATACAGCTTGACCCGCTGAAAACGCCGTCTGAAAATGCCCAAAAGTATTTTTCAAAATACCAGAAAGCTAAAAATGCGGTGCTCGCTGTCCTCGGCCAGATTGAAAAAGCCGAAAAGGAAGTTGCCTATTTTGACAGCCTGCTCCAGCAGCTTGACTCAGCTTCCCCAAGGGACATTGAAGAGATCAGGGAGGAGCTTGCCGAAGGAGGGTACATAAGACAGCGGACAAGAAAAAATGCGAAGAAACAGCAAAACCAAAAACCAGTTCCAGAATCATATACAGCTTCCGATGGGACGGAAATCCTGGTCGGAAAAAATAACAAGCAAAATGATTATTTGACAACAAAACTGGCCGGCAGGGATGAAATCTGGCTCCATACGAAGGATATTCCCGGGTCACATGTTGTCATCCGAAGCAAAGGCCCTTCTGAGGAAACGATCATGGAAGCGGCCTTACTGGCAGCCTATTTTTCCAAGGCACGCAGTTCAAGCTCGGTACCGGTTGATTTCACACGGGCAAGACATGTAAAAAAACCAAATGGCTCAAAGCCAGGATTCGTTATTTATGACAATCAAAAAACCGTTTATGTCACCCCGGAAGAAGATAGGGTTATTTCACTAAAGCAAAATAAGCAGGATTAA
- a CDS encoding calcium-translocating P-type ATPase, SERCA-type: MKYHEMNAKQVEEALNTDFSSGLTKEESARRVNIHGYNELEEGEKQSALLLFLSQFKDFMVLVLLAATLVSGLLGEYIDAIAIIAIVILNGCLGFFQERKAEKSLQALKELSAPQIQVLRDGEWVKIPSRDAVPGDIVRFSSGDRIGADIRLIESNSLEIEESALTGESVPVSKHIDVLETDNPGLGDMENLVFMGTMVTRGSGTGTVIATGMKTAMGQIADLLQSAESAETPLQRRLAQLGKILISVALLLTFLVVIIGLLQGHGLYEMVLAGVSLAVAAIPEGLPAIVTVALSLGVQKMIRSNAIVRKLPAVETLGCASVICSDKTGTMTQNKMTVTHLWSGGKTWTVDGTGYQPKGTFYSGSQEPVNLRNEKALQQMLMFGMLCNHAELVQKDRELALDGDPTEGALLVSAMKAGYNRSKLLEEYEILNEFPFDSSRKMMSVTVRDRHGKQFIITKGAPDVLMGVSNTILVNGKVQAMKGEARADALKAVETLAGRALRTIAVAYKPVTQGRVILSEREAEKDLIFIGIQGMIDPPRPEVKQAVRECREAGIKTVMITGDHVITAKAIARQLGILEKNSIVMEGTKLSALSVEELEGVVEDVSVFARVSPEHKLKIVQALQSRGHIVAMTGDGVNDAPAIKAADIGVAMGITGTDVAKEASALVLLDDNFATIKSAIKEGRNIYENIRKFIRYLLASNVGEILVMLFAMILGLPLPLVPIQILWVNLVTDGLPAMALGLDKPEENVMKRKPRSPREGVFARGLGWKVVSRGFLIGIVTLAAFMAIYYRHPEELHYARTVAFATLVLAQLIHVFDCRSEISVLSRNPFGNKYLVWAVISSAALMVAVIYYPPLQPVFHTLPIKARDWMLILGLSAIPTFLLAGTFLARKTK, translated from the coding sequence ATGAAATACCACGAAATGAATGCAAAACAAGTAGAAGAGGCACTGAATACTGATTTTTCGTCTGGATTAACAAAGGAAGAATCGGCCAGGAGAGTGAACATCCATGGCTATAATGAGTTGGAAGAAGGTGAAAAGCAATCCGCATTGCTCTTGTTCCTGAGCCAATTTAAAGATTTCATGGTCCTCGTACTGCTCGCGGCCACACTTGTGTCGGGCTTGCTAGGGGAATATATTGACGCCATTGCCATTATTGCGATTGTTATCCTGAACGGGTGCCTTGGCTTTTTTCAGGAAAGAAAGGCTGAAAAGTCGCTCCAGGCTTTGAAAGAGCTTTCCGCACCACAAATTCAAGTGCTCAGGGATGGCGAATGGGTAAAGATACCATCCCGGGATGCTGTTCCAGGCGATATAGTGAGGTTCTCGAGCGGAGACAGAATCGGTGCCGATATCCGATTAATCGAATCAAACAGCCTGGAAATCGAAGAATCCGCTTTGACCGGGGAGTCAGTCCCTGTTTCAAAACATATCGATGTGTTAGAAACGGATAACCCTGGTCTTGGGGACATGGAAAATCTCGTATTCATGGGTACGATGGTGACAAGGGGAAGCGGAACAGGTACGGTCATTGCGACGGGAATGAAAACGGCGATGGGACAGATTGCCGATTTGCTTCAATCTGCAGAATCCGCTGAAACTCCTTTACAGCGAAGGCTTGCCCAGCTCGGAAAAATTCTTATATCGGTCGCCCTCCTTTTAACGTTTCTGGTTGTGATTATCGGGCTTCTTCAGGGGCATGGGTTATATGAAATGGTACTTGCCGGTGTATCACTCGCTGTCGCCGCCATTCCCGAGGGCCTGCCTGCGATCGTGACAGTCGCTTTGTCACTGGGAGTCCAAAAAATGATCAGGAGCAATGCAATCGTAAGAAAGCTGCCCGCGGTTGAAACGCTAGGCTGCGCATCGGTCATTTGTTCCGATAAAACAGGAACGATGACACAGAACAAAATGACTGTTACCCATTTATGGAGTGGCGGAAAAACATGGACAGTTGATGGAACAGGGTATCAGCCTAAAGGCACCTTCTATTCTGGTAGCCAGGAGCCCGTCAATCTCAGAAACGAAAAGGCGCTCCAGCAAATGCTTATGTTCGGAATGTTGTGCAACCATGCAGAGCTCGTTCAAAAAGACAGGGAATTAGCCCTTGACGGGGATCCTACCGAAGGGGCTCTCCTTGTAAGCGCGATGAAAGCGGGATACAACAGGAGCAAGCTGCTTGAAGAATATGAAATACTAAATGAATTCCCGTTTGATTCTTCCAGAAAAATGATGAGCGTCACGGTCAGGGACAGACACGGCAAACAGTTTATTATCACTAAAGGCGCCCCGGATGTCCTGATGGGGGTTAGTAACACAATCCTTGTCAACGGGAAAGTGCAGGCAATGAAGGGAGAAGCCAGGGCTGACGCACTGAAAGCAGTAGAAACGCTTGCCGGAAGGGCACTGAGGACGATTGCGGTTGCCTATAAGCCAGTCACTCAAGGAAGGGTGATTCTTTCAGAAAGAGAAGCCGAAAAAGATTTGATTTTCATTGGCATCCAGGGTATGATCGATCCTCCTCGTCCTGAAGTGAAACAAGCTGTCAGAGAGTGCCGTGAAGCGGGAATCAAGACAGTGATGATCACGGGTGACCATGTCATTACTGCGAAGGCGATCGCCAGGCAGCTTGGCATTCTTGAAAAGAACAGCATAGTAATGGAAGGTACCAAGCTCTCTGCCCTCTCTGTGGAGGAATTGGAGGGAGTCGTTGAGGATGTATCAGTATTCGCCCGTGTTTCTCCTGAACATAAATTAAAAATTGTCCAGGCGCTGCAAAGCAGAGGGCATATTGTTGCGATGACGGGTGACGGAGTCAATGATGCCCCTGCCATCAAAGCGGCAGATATTGGTGTCGCAATGGGGATTACCGGGACTGATGTCGCTAAAGAGGCATCCGCGCTCGTACTTCTGGATGATAATTTCGCGACAATTAAATCGGCAATTAAAGAAGGCCGGAATATATATGAGAATATCAGAAAATTTATCCGCTATTTGCTTGCGTCAAATGTGGGGGAAATCCTCGTCATGTTATTTGCGATGATTCTAGGCCTGCCTCTTCCGCTTGTCCCAATCCAGATTTTATGGGTAAACCTTGTGACTGACGGCCTTCCCGCGATGGCATTAGGGCTGGATAAGCCAGAGGAAAATGTGATGAAACGAAAACCCCGCAGCCCGCGGGAAGGAGTTTTTGCGAGGGGCCTGGGCTGGAAAGTCGTTTCTCGCGGATTTTTAATCGGAATTGTGACACTTGCCGCTTTTATGGCCATTTATTACCGGCATCCAGAAGAGCTGCATTATGCTCGGACTGTTGCATTTGCCACGCTCGTCCTGGCTCAGCTTATCCATGTTTTCGATTGCAGGAGTGAGATTTCTGTTCTTTCCAGAAATCCTTTCGGCAACAAATATCTTGTCTGGGCAGTAATTTCCTCTGCGGCGCTTATGGTTGCTGTTATCTATTATCCGCCTCTGCAGCCTGTTTTCCATACGCTACCGATTAAAGCAAGGGACTGGATGCTGATCCTCGGGTTATCGGCCATTCCAACTTTTTTATTGGCAGGCACATTTTTGGCAAGAAAAACAAAATGA
- a CDS encoding YicC/YloC family endoribonuclease, which produces MVVSMTGFGHCKKDAETFSINVEVKTVNHRFSEFSFRMPRHLVKMEEKMKKTLGRHMRRGRAEVHIAIEGDGPQSKKLKIDWNLIDDFYKFVSEAGSKYGFHPGDAFKQILSREDFIHIEEQESGYDEFESLILAALDEAGMMLKEMRLAEGAELKKDLVGNLGKMKEITFGLEAYAPTVAVSYREKLAKRMAELLGGELDEARILSEAAIFADKADINEELARLKSHIGQFLTIIEKDEPIGRKLDFLVQEMNREVNTIGSKANDARISEKVVDMKSLLEKLKEQIQNIE; this is translated from the coding sequence ATGGTTGTAAGCATGACTGGTTTTGGGCACTGCAAAAAAGATGCCGAAACCTTTTCCATAAATGTCGAAGTGAAGACTGTAAACCACCGATTTTCCGAGTTTAGCTTCCGTATGCCGCGCCATTTGGTTAAAATGGAAGAGAAGATGAAGAAAACCCTCGGAAGGCATATGAGGAGAGGGCGTGCGGAAGTACATATCGCGATTGAAGGCGACGGACCGCAATCAAAAAAGCTGAAAATTGACTGGAACCTTATAGATGACTTTTACAAGTTTGTTTCTGAAGCTGGATCAAAATATGGATTCCATCCCGGCGATGCATTCAAACAAATCCTAAGCCGAGAAGATTTTATACATATTGAGGAGCAGGAAAGCGGTTATGATGAGTTCGAGTCCCTGATTCTCGCAGCTTTGGATGAAGCGGGGATGATGCTGAAGGAAATGAGGCTCGCGGAAGGCGCCGAGCTCAAAAAGGATTTGGTGGGAAACCTGGGGAAAATGAAGGAAATCACCTTTGGCCTGGAAGCCTATGCTCCCACGGTCGCCGTCTCGTATCGGGAAAAACTTGCGAAAAGGATGGCGGAATTACTTGGCGGGGAACTGGATGAAGCGAGGATTTTATCGGAAGCGGCCATTTTTGCCGACAAAGCGGATATAAATGAAGAGCTTGCACGTTTAAAAAGCCATATTGGCCAATTCTTGACGATAATTGAAAAAGATGAACCGATTGGAAGGAAACTTGACTTTCTCGTACAGGAAATGAACAGGGAAGTGAATACGATCGGTTCCAAAGCAAATGATGCCAGGATTTCTGAAAAGGTTGTTGATATGAAGAGCCTGCTTGAAAAGCTGAAAGAACAAATTCAAAACATTGAGTAG
- the remA gene encoding extracellular matrix/biofilm regulator RemA, with protein MHIKLINIGFGNIVSANRIISIVSPESAPIKRIIQDARDRGSLIDATYGRRTRAVIVMDSDHVILSAVQPETVAGRLTDREDISDEG; from the coding sequence ATGCATATTAAATTGATAAACATCGGATTTGGCAATATCGTATCCGCAAACCGGATCATTTCCATTGTAAGCCCGGAGTCGGCGCCCATCAAAAGGATTATCCAGGATGCCCGCGACAGGGGTTCGCTGATTGACGCTACTTATGGAAGAAGGACACGGGCTGTCATTGTGATGGATAGCGACCATGTCATTTTATCGGCTGTCCAGCCTGAAACGGTGGCGGGAAGGCTGACCGACCGTGAAGATATTTCGGATGAAGGGTAG
- the gmk gene encoding guanylate kinase gives MREKGLLIVLSGPSGVGKGTVRKEIFSQPDTAFEYSISMTTRKPREGEVHGVDYFFKSREEFEELISQEKLLEYAEYVGNYYGTPVDYVRETLDAGRDVFLEIEVKGARQVREKFPEGLFIFLMPPSLTELQNRIVTRGTETEDLIRNRMLTAREEIEMMHLYDYVVENDQVERACDRIKAIVTAEHCRRERVEQRYIKLLEAE, from the coding sequence ATGCGGGAAAAAGGATTGCTTATCGTGCTTTCAGGGCCATCAGGAGTAGGGAAAGGAACGGTCAGGAAGGAAATCTTCAGCCAGCCTGATACAGCTTTTGAATACTCCATTTCGATGACAACGCGGAAACCGCGTGAAGGTGAAGTGCACGGGGTGGATTATTTCTTTAAATCAAGGGAAGAGTTTGAAGAGCTGATTTCCCAAGAGAAACTTCTTGAGTATGCCGAATATGTCGGCAATTATTATGGCACACCGGTAGATTATGTCAGGGAAACGCTGGATGCCGGAAGAGATGTATTCCTTGAAATTGAAGTGAAGGGCGCCCGTCAGGTAAGGGAGAAATTTCCCGAAGGGCTGTTTATCTTCCTCATGCCTCCGAGCCTGACTGAGCTGCAAAATCGGATCGTGACAAGAGGGACGGAAACAGAGGATTTGATCCGCAACCGGATGCTTACTGCCCGTGAGGAAATTGAAATGATGCATCTCTACGACTATGTTGTCGAAAATGACCAGGTTGAACGTGCCTGTGATCGAATTAAGGCCATCGTCACAGCGGAACATTGCCGCCGTGAACGGGTGGAACAGCGTTACATCAAATTACTGGAGGCTGAATAA
- the rpoZ gene encoding DNA-directed RNA polymerase subunit omega, which produces MLYPSIDSLLNKIDSKYSLVSVAAKRARFMQHTEDHRLDKYVSHKFVGKALEEIECGELTYRIGKKPETPAES; this is translated from the coding sequence TTGCTTTATCCATCAATAGATTCACTTTTAAATAAAATCGATTCTAAATACTCGCTCGTTTCAGTTGCCGCTAAGCGTGCCCGCTTTATGCAGCATACGGAAGACCATCGTCTGGACAAGTATGTTTCCCATAAATTTGTTGGGAAGGCGCTTGAAGAAATTGAGTGCGGAGAGCTTACTTACCGGATTGGCAAAAAGCCTGAAACTCCTGCTGAATCTTAA
- the coaBC gene encoding bifunctional phosphopantothenoylcysteine decarboxylase/phosphopantothenate--cysteine ligase CoaBC, which translates to MLENKKILLCVTGGIAVYKAAALTSKLVQAGAQVKVIMSESAAKFVAPLTFQALSRNDVYTDTFDEKIPGAIAHIDLADWPDLVICAPATANTISKLATGIADNMVTTTLLATTAPVWIAPAMNVHMYHHPAVTRNIETLHRDGYKFIEPAEGYLACGYVGKGRLEEPEKIVELASLYFQGSQGELNGKTVLITAGPTRERIDPVRFISNESSGKMGYAIAGEAVAKGAKVILVSGPVHLVPPKGVEVINVESAAEMYHAVLSNFDLADIVIKSAAVSDYRPKTAYDYKVKKRPIDETIELERTKDILKELGALKTSQILIGFAAETNNLAEYASKKLVEKNADLIVANNVKSAGAGFGTDTNIVTLFRKDGTHESLPLMSKQEVAKRILQEAAILAGEAKE; encoded by the coding sequence ATGCTTGAAAATAAAAAAATACTGCTGTGTGTGACAGGGGGAATCGCGGTTTATAAAGCAGCGGCCCTTACGAGTAAGCTTGTCCAGGCCGGAGCACAAGTGAAAGTGATCATGAGTGAGTCGGCCGCCAAGTTTGTAGCACCGCTGACCTTCCAGGCTCTGTCCCGGAATGATGTTTATACTGATACATTTGACGAGAAAATTCCGGGTGCGATTGCGCATATCGATCTGGCTGATTGGCCTGACCTCGTTATATGTGCTCCGGCAACCGCTAACACGATAAGCAAGCTTGCTACAGGAATAGCTGATAATATGGTTACAACCACATTGCTTGCTACAACCGCGCCGGTGTGGATTGCCCCCGCTATGAATGTCCATATGTACCATCATCCAGCTGTTACCCGGAATATTGAAACCCTCCATAGAGATGGATATAAATTCATTGAGCCTGCTGAAGGATACCTTGCATGCGGCTATGTTGGGAAAGGAAGGCTCGAAGAACCGGAAAAAATTGTTGAGCTAGCGAGCCTTTACTTTCAAGGCAGCCAAGGAGAGTTAAATGGAAAAACCGTTCTTATTACAGCTGGTCCGACTCGGGAAAGAATAGACCCTGTCAGATTTATTTCGAATGAATCAAGTGGGAAAATGGGGTACGCGATTGCCGGGGAAGCCGTAGCAAAAGGGGCTAAAGTCATCCTTGTTTCCGGCCCGGTTCATCTTGTGCCGCCAAAAGGGGTTGAAGTCATCAACGTGGAAAGTGCCGCTGAGATGTATCATGCGGTCCTTTCAAATTTCGACTTGGCGGATATTGTGATTAAATCGGCAGCTGTCTCTGATTACCGCCCGAAAACAGCATATGATTATAAGGTGAAAAAGAGACCTATTGACGAAACAATCGAATTGGAACGGACAAAAGACATTCTTAAAGAACTTGGCGCTTTAAAAACAAGCCAGATCTTAATTGGGTTTGCGGCTGAAACAAATAACCTCGCCGAATATGCCAGCAAAAAGCTGGTTGAAAAAAACGCGGATTTAATTGTTGCCAATAATGTAAAAAGCGCTGGGGCAGGTTTTGGGACGGACACGAATATAGTGACCCTGTTCAGAAAGGACGGCACGCATGAAAGCCTTCCGCTAATGTCTAAACAGGAAGTTGCAAAAAGGATTTTGCAAGAAGCTGCCATTCTGGCGGGGGAGGCAAAAGAATGA